One region of Leptolyngbyaceae cyanobacterium genomic DNA includes:
- a CDS encoding transposase family protein, giving the protein MDFHLDALLNLPNVTVFSYRQESDLIILQLELLNQGIKCPHCQTYTDDLNQNRPILVKDLAICGQKVYLQVPRRQFYCSSCARYSTERLDWMEMGHNYTKRYSAYIYTTY; this is encoded by the coding sequence ATGGACTTTCATTTAGATGCACTGTTAAACTTACCCAACGTGACAGTTTTTAGTTATCGCCAAGAATCAGACTTAATAATTTTACAATTGGAGTTATTAAACCAAGGAATTAAGTGTCCACATTGCCAAACATATACGGATGACCTCAATCAAAATCGACCAATTTTGGTGAAAGACTTAGCTATTTGTGGGCAAAAAGTTTACTTACAAGTACCCCGACGCCAATTTTATTGTTCAAGTTGTGCGAGGTATTCAACAGAAAGATTAGACTGGATGGAGATGGGACATAATTACACCAAAAGATACTCTGCTTATATTTATACTACTTACTGA
- a CDS encoding sodium:proton antiporter produces MDIYILDLFIIGLLLLIVTLGSGWIARLPLSFALIYLIVGILLGPYGINLIQLRPNAEFLERLTEFVVIVSLFSCGLKMNRHLNLWTWRSTIRLIGFLMPISILAIAAIGHFILNMEWGPAVLLGAILAPTDPVLASEVQLSHVEDKDELRFGLTSEGGLNDALAFPFVYFGIHWLQKGNDWQTWFKNWVAVDLIWAIAAGIVMGILVPKTIVLIDKRLQKQRKADELMEDFVAIGIILLTYSLTEIVNGYGFLAVFVAGIVAQRSYHDPEKRHSQLEFTERIEKLMEVGTILLLGSLLRLPQIQQFGAEALLVAGLLIFVIRPVGAWISTIGGGFTSITRYLFGWFGIRGVGSLYYLSYAFGEGLKDELGEQIAWITYITVVISVILHGISATPLMKWYEANIKKRRENHQPVATALDKS; encoded by the coding sequence ATGGATATTTATATTCTCGATCTATTTATAATTGGCTTACTGCTACTAATTGTTACATTAGGCTCTGGTTGGATTGCTCGCTTACCCCTTTCTTTCGCTCTCATATACTTAATAGTAGGCATTTTGCTTGGCCCCTATGGAATCAATTTAATTCAATTGCGACCAAATGCAGAGTTCCTAGAAAGACTAACAGAATTTGTCGTAATTGTTTCTTTATTCAGTTGTGGACTAAAAATGAACCGCCATCTCAACTTGTGGACGTGGCGTTCTACCATACGGTTGATTGGTTTTTTGATGCCAATTTCTATTTTGGCCATTGCTGCGATCGGTCATTTTATCTTAAATATGGAGTGGGGGCCAGCAGTTTTACTCGGAGCAATTCTCGCACCAACCGACCCAGTTTTAGCTTCCGAAGTACAGCTATCTCATGTAGAAGATAAGGATGAATTGCGTTTTGGTTTAACTTCTGAAGGTGGATTAAATGATGCACTGGCTTTTCCATTTGTTTATTTTGGTATTCATTGGTTACAAAAAGGTAACGATTGGCAAACCTGGTTTAAAAATTGGGTAGCAGTTGATTTAATTTGGGCAATTGCTGCCGGTATTGTTATGGGAATTCTCGTACCTAAGACCATTGTTTTAATTGATAAGCGGCTACAAAAACAAAGAAAAGCCGACGAGTTAATGGAGGATTTTGTAGCTATTGGGATCATTTTATTAACCTATTCTCTTACAGAAATTGTTAACGGTTATGGATTTTTAGCAGTATTTGTTGCCGGAATTGTAGCGCAACGCAGTTATCACGATCCCGAAAAGAGACATTCTCAGCTAGAATTTACAGAACGGATTGAAAAGCTGATGGAAGTTGGCACGATTTTATTACTAGGTTCTTTGCTCCGACTACCGCAAATTCAGCAATTTGGCGCAGAGGCATTATTAGTAGCTGGATTGCTAATATTTGTAATTCGACCTGTAGGAGCCTGGATTAGTACAATTGGTGGTGGTTTTACTTCCATAACTCGCTATTTGTTTGGCTGGTTTGGTATTCGCGGCGTTGGTTCTTTATATTATTTATCCTATGCTTTTGGTGAAGGTTTAAAAGATGAATTGGGTGAGCAAATTGCTTGGATTACTTATATCACTGTCGTTATTTCGGTAATTTTGCATGGCATTAGCGCTACTCCTTTAATGAAGTGGTACGAAGCAAATATAAAAAAGCGTCGCGAAAATCACCAACCTGTAGCAACAGCCCTTGATAAATCTTGA
- a CDS encoding WG repeat-containing protein, translating into MNVKINKSISLFLSLTLLGLASCRPVEQTQASTTSPQAKPETNQLFPVRENGKFGYIDKTGKVVISPQFNDASDFSDGLARVEIGEKFGYIDQTGKIAIEPQFDDADSFSEGLAAVMTDDKLGYIDKTGQMAIAPQFDDAEAFSEGLAEVKIGEKWGYIDKSGETVISPQFDDSESFSQGIAAVKVGDKWGYIDKAGKFLWNPSN; encoded by the coding sequence ATGAACGTAAAAATCAACAAATCCATTTCTTTGTTTCTTTCCCTGACTCTTCTAGGTTTAGCATCCTGTCGCCCGGTAGAACAAACGCAAGCTTCCACTACCTCACCGCAGGCAAAACCAGAAACAAACCAACTATTTCCCGTTAGAGAAAATGGTAAATTCGGTTATATTGACAAAACTGGAAAAGTCGTCATTTCGCCACAGTTTAATGATGCTAGCGATTTTTCCGACGGACTAGCACGGGTAGAAATTGGCGAAAAATTCGGCTATATTGACCAGACGGGAAAAATTGCGATCGAACCCCAATTTGATGATGCCGATAGCTTTTCTGAGGGGTTGGCAGCAGTGATGACTGATGACAAATTGGGATATATCGATAAAACAGGTCAAATGGCGATCGCACCTCAGTTTGACGACGCGGAAGCATTTTCTGAGGGTTTAGCAGAAGTAAAAATTGGTGAAAAATGGGGTTATATCGACAAGTCCGGGGAAACTGTTATTTCACCTCAATTCGACGATAGTGAAAGTTTTTCCCAAGGAATTGCTGCCGTAAAAGTAGGCGATAAATGGGGTTATATCGATAAAGCTGGCAAATTTCTTTGGAATCCTTCTAACTAA
- a CDS encoding RNA-guided endonuclease TnpB family protein, translating to MKARYQYRIYPTDQQKNLLAQLFGCVRVVFNDALAYCQEKYKNGEKKPNSTELSKRLTEIKKTEEKIWLGEVSAIPLQQSLRDLEQAYQNFFKSCSDQRKGRKVRPPKFKKRKAKQSARFTDNGFKIRQHKVYLPKIGDLDIVWSRPLPCKPSSVTVIKDSADRYFLSFVVEIIPEKLPDNGKAIGIDLGITDFATFSDGEKVKAPKPLKKKLKKLNRLQRKFQGTSKGSNRREVARKKIAKLHAKISDTRKDFLHKLSTKVIRENQTIALEDLNVSGMVKNRKLARAISDNGWRTFREMLTAKSEKYGRDLRIINRWEATSQKCSYCGKKGGKKELHIREWACMSCGAEHDRDINASVNILNVAVGHTETKNGLQRKRKTGVKSAASREASTTFQPVQLSLF from the coding sequence ATGAAAGCAAGGTATCAATATAGAATCTACCCTACCGACCAACAGAAGAACCTTTTGGCTCAACTGTTCGGTTGTGTTAGGGTAGTTTTCAATGATGCCTTAGCTTACTGTCAGGAAAAATATAAGAATGGTGAGAAGAAGCCAAATAGCACAGAACTTTCTAAGCGATTAACCGAAATTAAGAAAACCGAGGAAAAAATCTGGTTAGGCGAAGTTTCTGCTATCCCTTTACAACAAAGTTTAAGGGATTTAGAGCAAGCCTATCAGAACTTTTTCAAATCTTGCTCCGATCAACGAAAAGGCAGGAAAGTCAGACCTCCTAAGTTTAAAAAACGGAAGGCTAAACAGTCTGCTAGGTTTACAGATAATGGATTCAAGATTAGACAGCATAAGGTCTATTTGCCCAAGATAGGTGATTTAGATATAGTTTGGAGCCGTCCATTACCATGTAAGCCATCAAGTGTCACTGTCATCAAGGATAGTGCTGATAGGTATTTCTTAAGCTTCGTAGTTGAAATCATTCCTGAAAAGCTACCTGATAACGGTAAGGCTATAGGTATTGATTTAGGTATCACAGATTTCGCGACTTTCAGCGATGGCGAAAAAGTCAAAGCACCCAAGCCATTAAAGAAGAAACTCAAGAAACTGAACCGATTACAGCGTAAGTTTCAAGGGACAAGTAAAGGGAGTAATCGACGTGAGGTAGCACGTAAAAAGATCGCGAAATTACACGCAAAAATCTCTGATACTAGGAAAGATTTTCTTCATAAGTTGTCAACTAAGGTAATTCGTGAGAATCAAACGATCGCCTTAGAAGACTTAAATGTTAGCGGCATGGTTAAAAATCGGAAATTAGCCCGTGCTATTTCAGATAATGGTTGGCGAACATTCCGGGAAATGTTAACTGCTAAATCTGAGAAGTATGGGCGTGATTTGCGGATAATCAACCGCTGGGAAGCGACATCTCAAAAATGCTCATACTGTGGCAAAAAGGGCGGAAAGAAAGAACTCCATATTAGAGAGTGGGCTTGCATGAGTTGTGGTGCAGAACACGACCGAGATATCAATGCTTCTGTGAATATATTGAACGTCGCGGTAGGGCATACCGAGACGAAAAACGGATTGCAGAGGAAGCGTAAGACTGGTGTAAAATCAGCAGCATCCCGTGAAGCGTCAACCACCTTTCAACCAGTTCAATTGAGCTTGTTTTAG
- a CDS encoding tetratricopeptide repeat protein, translated as MEENQAKIDVLTAEALSLYYRGEFTEAERKYREILQLNSNHAEAWWGLGIVYYMLGEYQDALEMLYRSLDFDSASPNSHYSLGLVLEKIGYLPQAVQAYKKAIALAPHWIEVYDNLGKVLSEMGEIEQAEATYIQAIATDKKNYINYLNLGNILMMRQQIKEAIAAYEMALQLKPRDPIILNNLGLAWQAQNEPVQASLYFGYAAYRQGDYQAAITHYKNFLANQIGDVEVYIALAECYQYLDLYEEVIKTYRECLIFYPQVEIYLRLALTLQDSGQTEAAIDIINEALEIFPDEISLQLEQLRILPIIYENQEEIRYYRHRFSQGLADLIQRTSLETPEAKESALRAIGWRTNFYLQYQGCNDLELQKQYGQFVHRVMAANHPEWVKKVPMPNVDREEKIRIGYVSDCFHFHTVGMVFLGWLKNCDREKFHISCYYTNNQIDEYTQQYQISCDNFYHIPDNLEAICQQIIGDRIHILVFLDIGMVPQMTQLAALRLAPIQCAAWGHPVTTGLPTIDYFLSGDFMEPENAQQHYSEQLIRLPNIGISYSKPIIPAPTKTRFDFNLKENAVIYISCQSLFKYLPQYDYIFPSIAQQVPQAQFVFLSQLPAPINQQFRQRLHRAFAEFGLDSEQYCIILPRQTHIDYWHLNLVSDVFLDTFRFTGFLTTLESIACRLPIVTCPGEFMRSRQSYGILKMLGISETIAQNEAEYIEIAVKLGLQPEWRHSIVKRIGNYQEFLYEDKACIEALEAFFEQEIGGWRSLEVR; from the coding sequence ATGGAAGAAAACCAAGCAAAGATAGATGTGTTAACAGCAGAAGCATTATCACTTTATTATCGCGGAGAATTTACGGAAGCCGAACGAAAATATCGAGAAATTTTACAACTTAATAGTAATCATGCGGAAGCATGGTGGGGTTTGGGAATAGTTTATTATATGCTGGGTGAATATCAAGATGCGCTAGAAATGTTGTATCGTTCTTTAGACTTCGATTCAGCCAGCCCTAACTCACACTATAGCTTAGGTTTAGTGTTAGAGAAAATTGGTTATCTTCCCCAAGCAGTCCAGGCTTATAAAAAAGCGATCGCACTCGCTCCTCACTGGATAGAAGTTTATGATAATTTAGGAAAAGTTCTCTCGGAAATGGGAGAAATCGAACAAGCCGAAGCTACTTACATTCAGGCAATTGCTACTGATAAAAAGAATTATATAAATTATCTAAATTTAGGCAATATTTTAATGATGAGGCAGCAAATTAAAGAAGCAATAGCTGCCTATGAAATGGCTCTCCAATTAAAACCTCGCGACCCCATAATTCTCAATAATTTAGGTTTAGCTTGGCAAGCTCAAAACGAACCAGTACAAGCCTCTCTTTATTTCGGATATGCTGCTTATCGTCAGGGAGATTACCAAGCAGCAATTACTCATTATAAAAACTTTTTAGCCAATCAAATAGGCGATGTGGAAGTTTATATTGCTCTTGCCGAATGCTATCAATATCTTGATTTATATGAAGAAGTTATCAAAACTTACCGAGAATGCCTGATATTTTATCCCCAAGTTGAGATTTATTTGCGATTAGCACTAACTTTGCAAGATAGCGGGCAAACTGAAGCTGCGATCGACATTATCAATGAAGCTTTAGAAATATTCCCCGATGAAATATCCCTACAACTAGAACAACTTAGAATCTTACCAATTATCTACGAAAATCAGGAAGAAATTAGATATTATCGCCATCGATTTAGTCAGGGTTTAGCCGATTTAATTCAACGCACATCATTAGAAACACCAGAAGCAAAAGAAAGTGCTTTGAGAGCGATTGGTTGGCGAACGAACTTCTATTTACAGTATCAAGGTTGTAATGATTTAGAATTACAAAAACAGTACGGTCAATTCGTGCATCGAGTGATGGCGGCTAACCATCCGGAATGGGTAAAAAAAGTTCCGATGCCAAATGTGGATCGAGAGGAAAAAATACGCATTGGTTATGTTTCGGATTGCTTCCATTTTCACACTGTTGGTATGGTATTTCTTGGCTGGCTGAAAAATTGCGATCGCGAAAAATTTCACATCTCTTGTTACTACACTAATAACCAAATAGATGAGTACACCCAACAGTACCAAATCTCTTGCGATAACTTCTACCATATCCCTGATAATTTAGAAGCAATCTGTCAACAAATAATTGGCGATCGCATACACATTCTAGTATTTTTAGATATAGGCATGGTTCCCCAAATGACCCAGCTTGCAGCACTACGCCTTGCGCCAATTCAGTGTGCAGCCTGGGGACATCCAGTAACTACTGGTTTGCCAACCATTGATTATTTCCTTTCCGGTGATTTTATGGAACCGGAAAACGCACAACAGCATTATTCAGAACAGTTAATTCGCTTACCTAATATAGGAATATCATATTCCAAACCAATCATTCCCGCACCAACCAAAACTCGCTTTGACTTTAATCTAAAAGAAAACGCTGTAATTTATATTTCCTGCCAATCCCTATTTAAATACTTACCTCAATACGATTATATTTTTCCATCAATTGCCCAACAAGTACCCCAAGCACAATTCGTTTTTCTATCCCAACTGCCAGCACCGATTAACCAACAATTCCGCCAGCGTCTTCACCGCGCTTTTGCCGAATTTGGTTTGGATAGCGAACAATATTGTATAATTTTACCTCGGCAAACCCATATAGATTATTGGCATCTCAATTTAGTATCGGATGTTTTTCTAGATACTTTTCGATTTACTGGATTTCTCACCACGTTAGAAAGTATTGCTTGTCGCTTACCTATTGTCACTTGTCCTGGTGAGTTCATGCGTTCTCGGCAATCTTACGGGATTTTGAAAATGCTAGGAATTAGCGAAACGATCGCTCAAAATGAAGCAGAATATATTGAAATTGCCGTAAAGTTAGGATTGCAACCGGAATGGCGACATAGTATCGTAAAACGAATCGGAAATTATCAAGAGTTTCTCTATGAGGACAAAGCTTGTATAGAAGCGCTTGAGGCATTTTTTGAGCAAGAGATCGGGGGATGGAGATCGTTAGAAGTACGGTGA